One genomic segment of Terriglobia bacterium includes these proteins:
- a CDS encoding type II toxin-antitoxin system VapC family toxin has product MKALLDTHALLWWLSDDPALSARARRAITAADNEIFVSAASAWEMAIKNKRGKLDIQNLLDRLPQEIEEEGFLVLPISIEHGLRAGALPEHHRDPFDRMLIAQAQAEQLPIVSNDTVFDSYGIKRIW; this is encoded by the coding sequence GTGAAAGCCTTGCTCGACACGCATGCGCTGCTTTGGTGGTTGTCAGACGATCCGGCACTGTCGGCTAGAGCACGCCGCGCAATCACGGCGGCCGACAACGAAATCTTCGTCTCCGCAGCCTCCGCCTGGGAGATGGCAATCAAGAACAAGCGCGGGAAGCTCGACATTCAGAACCTGCTTGATCGCTTGCCGCAGGAAATCGAGGAGGAGGGCTTCCTGGTGCTACCCATCTCAATCGAACACGGGCTGCGGGCGGGAGCGCTTCCCGAGCACCACCGCGATCCGTTTGACCGCATGTTGATCGCGCAGGCGCAGGCAGAGCAACTTCCCATCGTCAGCAACGACACCGTGTTTGACAGCTACGGTATCAAGCGCATCTGGTGA
- a CDS encoding M13 family metallopeptidase, whose product MRTLRFLSVVLLLAAVSLAQQTKTPANPTGLALPPDLPSIPAFDITALDKTADPCVNFYQYACGGWMVKNPIPPDQAIWGRFSQLQERNRDVLRAILEVAAKPDPKRSAVMQKIGDFYASCMEEQKANDLGAKPLQPEFDAINKIASRQDLIKTIAHLQSIGVGALFRFGQETDMHNSTMVIAGVYQGGLSLPDRDYYLKEDAKSVETRQKYVEHVGKMFELLGDKPETASAEAKTVMQIETMLAKPALDRVAMRKPENRDHPMTPQQLAELAPAFEFAQYFAATGAPAITKVNVVAPDFFKQVNAQLDSVPLSDWKTYLRWHLVRVYAPWLSAPFVSENFGFFNHYLEGQQEQQARWKRCVRITDFRLGEALGQPYVDLTFGVEGKQRTLKMVQAIEKAMGEDLQMLSWMTPETKKAAAVKLAGISNKIGYPDTWRDYSKLDIVRGDFFTDLERADNFERHRQLNKIGKPTDKLEWGMSPPTVNAYYNPTQNNINFPAGILQPPFYDNKMDDAVNFGGIGAVIGHELTHGFDDQGSKYDAAGDLRNWWTEADKAEFEKRTSCVSDEYDQFVAVDDVHLKGRLTLGENTADNGGIRISLMALRNKMAEEKHTPKPIDGLSPEQRFFISYAQVWCQNASPAQSRLRALTDPHSPGKYRVNGVVSNMPEFQQTWGCKAGQPMVRENACRVW is encoded by the coding sequence ATGCGCACTCTTCGGTTTCTTTCTGTTGTCCTGCTGCTGGCTGCCGTCTCGCTGGCGCAGCAGACCAAAACTCCTGCCAACCCCACCGGCCTGGCGCTGCCGCCGGACCTGCCCAGCATTCCCGCCTTCGACATCACCGCCCTGGACAAGACGGCCGACCCCTGCGTCAACTTCTACCAATATGCTTGCGGCGGCTGGATGGTGAAGAACCCCATTCCGCCGGACCAGGCCATCTGGGGACGCTTCAGCCAACTCCAGGAGCGCAATCGAGATGTGCTGCGCGCCATCCTGGAAGTCGCCGCCAAGCCCGACCCCAAGCGCAGCGCGGTGATGCAGAAGATCGGCGATTTCTACGCCTCCTGCATGGAGGAGCAGAAGGCCAACGACCTGGGCGCCAAGCCGCTGCAGCCCGAATTCGATGCGATCAACAAGATTGCCAGCCGCCAGGACCTGATCAAGACCATCGCCCATCTGCAGAGCATCGGCGTGGGCGCGCTGTTCCGCTTCGGTCAGGAGACGGACATGCACAACTCGACCATGGTGATTGCCGGTGTTTACCAGGGCGGCCTGAGCCTTCCCGATCGCGATTACTACCTGAAGGAAGACGCCAAGTCAGTCGAGACCCGGCAGAAATACGTGGAGCACGTCGGCAAGATGTTCGAGCTTCTCGGCGACAAGCCGGAGACGGCGTCCGCGGAGGCGAAAACGGTGATGCAGATCGAGACCATGCTGGCGAAGCCCGCCCTGGACCGCGTCGCCATGCGCAAGCCCGAGAACCGCGACCACCCGATGACGCCACAACAACTGGCGGAGCTGGCGCCCGCCTTCGAGTTTGCCCAATACTTCGCCGCCACCGGCGCTCCGGCAATCACCAAGGTCAACGTGGTCGCGCCCGACTTCTTCAAGCAGGTCAACGCGCAGCTCGACAGCGTGCCGCTCAGCGACTGGAAAACCTACCTGCGCTGGCATCTGGTGCGTGTCTATGCGCCCTGGCTCTCCGCTCCGTTCGTGAGCGAGAACTTCGGTTTCTTCAATCACTACCTGGAAGGCCAGCAGGAGCAGCAGGCGCGCTGGAAGCGCTGCGTGCGGATCACCGACTTCCGGCTGGGCGAAGCGCTGGGACAGCCCTACGTGGATTTGACCTTCGGCGTGGAAGGCAAGCAGCGCACGCTCAAGATGGTGCAGGCCATCGAGAAGGCCATGGGCGAAGACCTGCAGATGCTCTCCTGGATGACGCCGGAGACCAAGAAAGCCGCGGCCGTCAAGCTGGCGGGCATCAGCAATAAAATCGGATATCCCGACACGTGGCGCGATTATTCCAAGCTCGACATCGTCCGCGGCGACTTCTTCACCGATCTGGAACGCGCCGACAACTTCGAGCGTCATCGCCAGTTGAATAAAATCGGCAAGCCCACCGACAAGCTGGAGTGGGGCATGTCGCCGCCCACGGTGAACGCTTATTACAATCCGACGCAGAACAACATCAACTTTCCGGCGGGCATTCTTCAGCCGCCGTTCTACGACAACAAAATGGACGACGCGGTGAACTTCGGCGGCATCGGCGCCGTGATCGGGCACGAGTTGACGCACGGCTTCGACGACCAGGGCAGCAAGTATGACGCTGCCGGCGACCTGCGCAACTGGTGGACCGAAGCCGATAAGGCCGAATTCGAGAAGCGCACCTCGTGCGTCTCCGACGAATACGACCAGTTCGTCGCGGTGGACGACGTTCACCTCAAGGGCCGGCTCACGCTGGGAGAGAATACCGCCGACAACGGCGGCATCCGCATATCCCTGATGGCGCTGCGGAACAAGATGGCGGAGGAAAAGCACACGCCCAAGCCGATTGACGGCCTCTCGCCGGAACAGCGCTTCTTTATTTCCTACGCGCAGGTGTGGTGCCAGAACGCTTCGCCCGCGCAGTCGCGGCTGCGCGCGCTCACCGACCCGCACTCGCCCGGGAAGTACCGAGTGAACGGCGTGGTGTCAAACATGCCGGAATTCCAGCAGACCTGGGGCTGCAAAGCCGGTCAGCCGATGGTGCGCGAAAACGCCTGCCGCGTCTGGTAG
- a CDS encoding peptidylprolyl isomerase: MNRSAVLLAGVCMVCAAAFAADTVIEEIIARVNGAIITRSELIKSLEQTKQEVREKFGTGAAADQEQSKRNKDILRDMIDQQLLVQKAQDLGITGDTEVIKRLDEIRKSMNLDSMEALQKAAESQGVSYEDFKQNLKNQIVTQQVIQREVGSHVQIKPEEIRQFYDEHQKEFTRAETVRLSEILISTQQLSVDKNNPAQPDAQRLQAAQKKADEALAAIRKGEFFEEVAKKYSEGPSAEQGGDLGEFKRGTMARELEDRTFAMKPGDVTDVIRTKQGFVILKVTEHTPAGVPPMKAVEPNIQEALYYEKLQPALREYLTKLRENAFIDIKPGFVDSGASPNQTAPVMTATEQAGAKAKLIKKKRFILF, encoded by the coding sequence ATGAACAGATCCGCAGTCCTGTTGGCGGGCGTGTGCATGGTGTGCGCCGCCGCTTTCGCCGCCGACACCGTGATCGAGGAGATCATCGCGCGTGTCAACGGCGCCATCATCACCCGTTCCGAGTTGATTAAAAGCCTTGAGCAGACGAAACAGGAAGTGCGCGAGAAGTTCGGTACCGGCGCCGCCGCCGACCAGGAGCAGTCCAAGCGCAACAAGGACATCCTGCGCGACATGATCGACCAGCAATTGCTGGTGCAGAAGGCGCAGGACTTGGGCATCACCGGAGACACGGAGGTAATCAAGCGCCTGGACGAGATTCGCAAGTCCATGAACCTGGACAGCATGGAGGCTTTGCAGAAAGCGGCCGAGTCGCAAGGCGTCTCCTATGAAGACTTCAAGCAGAACCTCAAGAACCAGATCGTCACTCAGCAGGTCATCCAGCGCGAAGTCGGCTCCCACGTCCAGATCAAGCCGGAAGAGATAAGGCAGTTCTACGATGAGCACCAGAAGGAATTCACGCGGGCGGAGACGGTGCGCCTGAGCGAGATTCTGATCTCGACCCAGCAGCTCAGCGTGGACAAGAACAATCCCGCGCAGCCCGACGCCCAGCGCTTGCAAGCGGCGCAAAAGAAGGCCGACGAAGCGCTGGCGGCCATCCGCAAGGGCGAGTTCTTTGAGGAGGTGGCGAAAAAGTATTCCGAGGGGCCGTCGGCGGAGCAGGGAGGCGACCTGGGCGAGTTCAAGCGCGGCACCATGGCCAGGGAACTGGAAGACCGCACCTTCGCCATGAAGCCCGGCGACGTCACCGATGTGATCCGCACCAAGCAGGGATTCGTGATCCTGAAGGTGACCGAGCACACGCCGGCGGGCGTGCCTCCGATGAAAGCGGTGGAGCCGAACATCCAGGAAGCGCTCTACTACGAGAAGCTGCAGCCGGCCCTGCGCGAGTACCTCACCAAGCTGCGGGAAAATGCTTTCATCGATATCAAGCCGGGCTTCGTGGATTCCGGCGCCAGCCCCAACCAGACGGCGCCGGTCATGACCGCCACGGAGCAGGCCGGGGCAAAGGCGAAGCTGATAAAGAAGAAAAGGTTCATTCTGTTCTGA
- a CDS encoding endonuclease NucS, protein MNKFQFTEEQINSLNAAKASLNTPKALDWAADEEKAEVLTAAVLNDESFKNGQDLSPDTLDELFSNMKCFSRNRNLSNLLYRKNGLETFNAKLRSLIHGAQPFPQRVNDFFKMQLIGLQTMSQFLVVSNTREYPFVTAQTKEGIGVSSEQDEQALDDALELFKVTNKDAFLDRTLDYLRDYVIFRAVKNAFKLEKYTTVNNLLWFAFGGNAGEEGGPEEVIKDYGAIRMENDLRDYLAANIFLVEKGLTLVGKEYDTREAGRIDLLCKDKSGAHVVIELKKGRIGHEVVGQALKYIGWVQKNLNKKARGIIIVNEPDDKLNYAALPLGELVKVKFYKVSFDISDEYPVKG, encoded by the coding sequence ATGAACAAATTCCAATTCACCGAAGAGCAAATCAACAGCCTGAATGCCGCAAAAGCAAGCCTCAACACGCCCAAGGCGCTCGACTGGGCGGCGGACGAAGAGAAGGCCGAAGTCCTCACTGCCGCCGTTCTCAATGACGAGAGCTTCAAGAACGGGCAAGACCTCAGCCCGGACACTTTGGATGAGCTTTTTAGCAACATGAAGTGTTTTTCCAGGAATCGCAACCTGTCCAATCTGCTCTATCGAAAAAACGGCCTTGAGACGTTTAACGCCAAGTTGCGCTCTCTCATCCACGGTGCCCAGCCCTTTCCTCAACGGGTGAACGACTTCTTCAAGATGCAGCTCATCGGCCTGCAGACCATGTCGCAGTTTCTCGTCGTCTCAAATACGCGCGAATACCCGTTTGTGACCGCACAAACAAAAGAGGGTATCGGTGTCAGTTCCGAGCAGGACGAGCAGGCGCTCGACGATGCCCTCGAACTGTTCAAGGTAACGAACAAGGATGCTTTCCTCGACCGCACGCTGGACTATTTGAGGGACTACGTGATTTTTCGGGCAGTAAAGAACGCTTTCAAATTGGAGAAATACACCACAGTGAACAATCTCCTGTGGTTTGCCTTCGGAGGGAACGCGGGTGAGGAGGGTGGTCCGGAAGAGGTCATCAAGGATTATGGGGCAATCAGAATGGAAAACGACCTCCGCGATTACCTGGCTGCGAACATCTTCCTTGTTGAGAAAGGCCTGACGCTCGTCGGAAAGGAATATGACACGCGCGAAGCGGGCAGAATCGACCTGCTATGCAAAGACAAGAGCGGAGCTCACGTCGTCATTGAGCTGAAGAAAGGGCGCATCGGACATGAGGTTGTCGGCCAGGCGCTTAAGTATATCGGCTGGGTGCAAAAGAACCTGAACAAGAAGGCCAGGGGAATCATCATTGTGAACGAGCCTGACGACAAGCTTAATTACGCCGCGCTACCCCTCGGAGAACTCGTGAAAGTAAAATTCTACAAGGTGAGCTTCGACATCTCCGATGAATATCCGGTCAAGGGTTGA
- the hydA gene encoding dihydropyrimidinase, translating to MAFDTIIANGTIATAVDTYKADIGISDGKISAIAASLPRGQGKKTIDAKGKYVFPGGIDVHTHLDMPFGGTTSSDDFATGTRAALYGGTTTLIDFAIQGKGQSLRTAFDTWMKKADGKAHCDYGFHCIITDLPDARIEEMGQMVREGVPTFKLFMAYPGVLMLDDGSIFKALRATAKNGGMVCMHAENGSAIDVIVQQALAEGKTAPKYHALTRPTTAEAEAVSRAIALAEMAGAPMYIVHLSCNDALEKVREARDRGLPVYAETCPQYLYLSLDNFDAPGFEGAKYVFTPPLREKWHQEKLWEGLKHDQLQVVSTDHCPFCYKEQKEMGKSDFTKIPNGGPGIEHRMSLVYSGGVASGRFSVNRFVELVSTTPAKLFGLYPRKGAIAVGSDADLVLFDAKRKHTISAKTHHMRVDYSMFEGITVTGMPDLVMSRGRVVVEGEKFHGKPGTGNFLKRAAYSGT from the coding sequence ATGGCATTCGACACCATCATTGCCAACGGCACTATTGCAACCGCTGTAGATACCTACAAAGCGGACATCGGCATCAGCGACGGCAAGATCAGCGCCATCGCCGCGTCGCTGCCGCGCGGGCAGGGCAAGAAAACCATCGACGCGAAAGGGAAGTACGTCTTCCCCGGCGGCATTGATGTCCACACGCATCTCGACATGCCGTTCGGCGGCACCACCAGCTCGGACGATTTCGCCACCGGCACGCGCGCCGCGCTCTATGGCGGCACTACCACGCTGATTGACTTCGCCATCCAGGGCAAGGGCCAGAGCCTGCGCACCGCCTTCGATACCTGGATGAAAAAGGCGGACGGCAAGGCGCACTGTGACTACGGCTTCCATTGCATCATCACCGACCTGCCGGACGCGCGGATTGAGGAAATGGGCCAGATGGTGCGCGAGGGCGTGCCGACGTTCAAGCTTTTCATGGCCTACCCCGGCGTGCTGATGCTCGACGATGGCAGCATTTTCAAGGCCCTGCGTGCCACCGCGAAGAATGGCGGCATGGTCTGCATGCACGCGGAAAACGGCAGCGCCATTGACGTGATCGTGCAGCAGGCGCTGGCGGAAGGAAAAACGGCGCCCAAATACCACGCGCTCACTCGCCCGACCACGGCGGAAGCGGAAGCAGTGAGCCGCGCGATCGCGCTGGCGGAAATGGCGGGCGCGCCGATGTACATCGTCCACCTCAGTTGCAACGACGCGCTGGAGAAGGTGCGCGAAGCGCGCGACCGCGGCCTTCCGGTGTATGCCGAAACCTGCCCACAATATCTATATCTCTCGCTCGACAATTTCGACGCTCCGGGCTTCGAAGGCGCGAAGTACGTGTTCACGCCGCCGTTGCGCGAAAAATGGCACCAGGAAAAACTCTGGGAGGGGCTGAAGCACGATCAACTGCAAGTGGTCTCCACGGACCACTGCCCGTTCTGCTACAAGGAGCAGAAGGAAATGGGCAAGAGCGATTTCACCAAGATTCCCAACGGCGGCCCCGGCATCGAGCACCGCATGAGCCTGGTGTACTCCGGCGGCGTTGCCTCGGGACGGTTCAGCGTCAACCGCTTCGTCGAACTCGTCTCCACCACGCCGGCGAAACTATTCGGCCTCTACCCGCGCAAGGGCGCGATCGCCGTGGGGAGCGATGCCGACCTGGTGCTCTTCGATGCCAAGCGCAAGCACACCATCAGCGCCAAGACGCACCACATGCGGGTGGACTACAGCATGTTTGAAGGGATCACCGTCACCGGCATGCCGGACCTGGTGATGTCACGCGGGCGGGTGGTGGTGGAGGGCGAGAAGTTCCACGGCAAGCCGGGCACGGGGAATTTTCTCAAGCGCGCCGCGTACTCGGGGACCTAG
- a CDS encoding MlaD family protein: MPSQRQVRWAQLRVGLVVIFASITLAVLVFLMTGPSGMFTKKIVVKAYFDNAGGLRVGAPVRLEGVDVGNVTAITVVPSHGLTPVEASLKLSTKYNGALKKDSVASLSTAGVLGETFVDVDSRAATGAPAQNGDTLPTKVSPQLQDVVRASQGTLENVDILVRRVDRILTQIESGNGSIGKLIYDEKLYDRLNNTLTEVQQMVTQISEGRGSVGKLINSDELYNKAKASLDSLDKIIDEINQGKGSVGKFLKDPSLFDNANATIAKANTLMSDINAGKGALGKFAADPEFARKLDNTMTKLSSIADKIDSDKGTAGLFLTDPKVYNNTDQMLVETRNLLKAVRENPKKYLTIHFKVF, encoded by the coding sequence TTGCCTAGCCAGCGACAGGTGAGATGGGCGCAATTGCGCGTGGGTCTGGTCGTGATCTTCGCCAGCATTACGCTGGCGGTTCTGGTTTTCCTGATGACCGGCCCGAGCGGGATGTTCACCAAGAAAATCGTGGTCAAGGCGTACTTCGACAACGCCGGCGGACTGCGGGTCGGCGCCCCCGTGCGACTGGAGGGCGTGGACGTGGGCAACGTCACCGCCATCACGGTGGTCCCCAGTCACGGCCTGACACCGGTGGAGGCCAGCTTGAAGCTGAGCACGAAGTACAACGGCGCGCTGAAGAAGGACTCGGTCGCGAGCCTCTCCACCGCCGGGGTGCTCGGCGAAACCTTTGTGGACGTTGACAGCCGCGCCGCCACCGGCGCCCCCGCCCAGAACGGCGACACGCTCCCCACCAAGGTCAGCCCGCAATTGCAGGACGTAGTGCGCGCCAGCCAGGGCACGCTAGAAAACGTGGACATCCTGGTCCGGCGCGTGGACCGCATCCTCACCCAAATCGAGAGCGGCAACGGTTCCATCGGCAAGCTGATTTACGACGAGAAGCTCTATGATCGCCTCAACAACACGCTGACCGAAGTGCAGCAGATGGTGACGCAGATCAGCGAAGGCAGGGGCAGCGTCGGCAAGCTCATCAACAGCGACGAGCTTTACAACAAGGCGAAAGCTTCCCTGGACAGCCTCGACAAGATCATTGACGAGATCAACCAGGGCAAGGGCAGCGTGGGCAAGTTCCTGAAGGATCCGTCGCTGTTCGATAACGCCAATGCGACCATCGCCAAGGCCAACACGCTGATGAGCGACATCAACGCCGGCAAGGGCGCGCTCGGCAAGTTTGCCGCCGATCCGGAGTTCGCCCGCAAGCTCGACAACACCATGACCAAGCTCTCCTCGATCGCCGACAAGATCGATTCCGACAAGGGCACCGCCGGACTGTTCCTCACCGATCCCAAGGTCTACAACAACACCGACCAGATGCTGGTGGAGACCCGCAACCTGCTGAAGGCGGTGCGCGAAAATCCCAAGAAGTACCTCACCATTCACTTCAAGGTCTTCTGA
- a CDS encoding putative toxin-antitoxin system toxin component, PIN family — MRVVVDTNVLVSAFMNPDGAPRRIVDLLLARTFVVLIDNRILEEYREVLVRSRFAFDPGDVWLLLDFVEHAGEYVAAEALNLVLPDSTDLPFLEVAVSGRADALITGNARHFKPRRGRHSVNISSPADFLRRLT, encoded by the coding sequence ATGAGGGTAGTGGTTGACACCAACGTGCTGGTGTCCGCTTTCATGAACCCGGACGGCGCCCCGAGGCGGATTGTAGATCTCCTGCTTGCGCGCACGTTCGTGGTCCTCATCGATAATCGCATCTTGGAAGAGTACCGAGAGGTCCTGGTACGGTCCCGTTTTGCATTCGATCCTGGCGATGTTTGGCTTCTGCTCGATTTTGTGGAGCACGCTGGAGAGTACGTCGCTGCAGAAGCTCTGAACTTGGTCCTCCCTGATTCCACCGATCTTCCGTTTCTCGAGGTGGCCGTGAGTGGCCGCGCCGATGCGCTGATTACCGGCAACGCGAGGCACTTCAAGCCCAGACGAGGCCGCCACTCCGTGAACATCTCCTCGCCCGCGGACTTCCTCCGCCGCCTCACCTAA
- a CDS encoding type II toxin-antitoxin system Phd/YefM family antitoxin translates to MYTVHQAKTNLSRLIAEAQNGKEVVIARGKTPVAKLVAIGSSRKKRVPGKYKGRISMKPSFFDPMTPEELKDWGYE, encoded by the coding sequence ATGTACACGGTTCATCAGGCCAAAACCAACCTGTCTCGCCTCATTGCCGAAGCCCAAAACGGCAAAGAAGTGGTGATTGCGCGCGGCAAGACCCCGGTTGCCAAACTGGTTGCGATCGGCAGCAGCCGCAAGAAGCGCGTTCCCGGAAAATACAAGGGCCGCATCTCCATGAAGCCCTCGTTCTTCGACCCCATGACTCCCGAGGAGTTGAAGGACTGGGGTTACGAGTGA
- a CDS encoding type II toxin-antitoxin system Phd/YefM family antitoxin, whose product MKFLSTRELRNRPGHVRKLVQKEDLVLTANGKPVALMVGINEDDFEETTLAIRQARALRAVSRMRKHAATLPPEVKSPSAIEAEIRAVRAKRKTK is encoded by the coding sequence ATGAAATTTCTGAGTACGCGCGAGCTGCGGAACCGCCCAGGCCATGTCCGCAAATTAGTGCAAAAAGAGGACCTGGTACTTACCGCGAACGGCAAGCCGGTGGCGTTGATGGTCGGCATCAACGAAGACGATTTTGAGGAAACGACCTTGGCAATCCGGCAGGCGCGAGCCCTGCGAGCCGTCTCGCGGATGCGGAAGCACGCCGCTACGCTCCCGCCGGAAGTCAAGTCGCCATCCGCCATTGAGGCCGAGATTCGAGCCGTTCGCGCCAAGCGAAAAACCAAATGA